TTCGGCTTATTAGGGGATTCAAAAACTCCGGTATTTTTACTGCCCGCAAACCCAGTTTCTTCGCTTATCATCTTCGAAATGTTCATCCGACCAATGGTGCGACTAAGCCTCGGAAAGCCCAACACCCAACGTCGAACTGTTCGGGCACGGGCCCTTAATCATGTAGGCTCCAAACTCGGCCGCAGAGGGTACGTGCGTGCCCGTCTCATGCGCGATACCCAAACACAGGACTATCTTGTCGAAGGTCTCGGCGGAGCCAATGGTGCCCCCGCACATCTGCTCGCCGGACTTTCCGACGCCAACGCCCTCATACGGATACCCGAAAACGTCACCCAAGTTCGCCCCGGCGACATCGTAGAAGTCATATTCCTCAGCCAAACATAACCGGCACATGCCTATTTTCTTCCCCACACCTAAACCCGCCGTCGGCCCTCGGCATCCGCTGCACCCCGGCTGGCCTGAATATACGGCCACCCGCACCATAGGTAACCACCTAATAAGGCTCCGACCCCTTAATAAAAGCGACGGTGCCGAATGGGCACGGCAACGAATCCACGACCAACACATTCTCCAACCTGTCGAACCCACCATCGCGACAGACTGGCACACCGCACACGACCAACGGCACTGGAATGAATTTTATAAAAACATCCAACAAGCTGCCCGATCCGGGCAGATAGTGCCATTCGTCATCGAAATCGACGGCCATTTTTACGGACAAGTCACCATTGGGGGAATCCAACACGGCACGGCATCCGACTGCTGGATAGGATACTGGCTGCATTCGTCGAAAAGCGGAATCGGCATCGCAACCGCAGCCTGCCACTTAGGAGTTGACCACGCTTTTCGACGCATCGGGGTGCACCGGATAACCGCAACCCACCTACCCACCAACCCCGCGTCCCGCCGTGTATTAGAGAAAATCGGGTTCCGCCAGGAAGGCTACCTGCACCGAAACCTTCATATCGACGGAAAGTGGCGAGACCACTACCTCATGGCCTTAACAGCCGAAGAATACATTAACCCCTAATACACGGCGTGGCAGACAACACCACCCACCCAACGTCGATACCCTTAATTGGATTAGGAGGAAGTCGTGACCGGAACAATAGCAATCGCACTGATCGCAGCAGTATGGATCTTCATGCTCGCACCGTGGATTCTGCGCAGCCACAAACCCATAAGCAAAGCAGGCGAAGCATTCGACGAAACCCGTGTCATCCACGAAGGCGGCACCAGCGCACTGACTGTACGCAAGCGCCCACGCCCCGGTCCGCTCGACGGCAGTACACTTTACGACGCCACCATCGATGAACCTCTCAGTATTGACGAAACAGAGCCAGAAATAGCTGACGTCATCCCTGACATCGAAGATGACGCCTATTTCATCGATGACGACGACATCGACGAAACGGTGCCCTACGACATCGACGATGCCTACATCACCCCAGAAGACCTCCTCTACCCAACGGACGACACCCTCACCCCACTAGAAGAAACTGGAGAATACGAAACATTCAGCCCGGAAACTGACGACGAAGAACTCACCGACGAAGAACTCCAATATGCAGCTGCGCGAAAAGGGCGAGGCGGATACGACCCCGAAGCCGACCGTAGCTACGCCAATGACCGGTACCAACGGCGCCAACGAACCGTCATAACTTTAGGTGTTATTGTCGTCGTGACGACGATCGCTGCCCTCGTATTAGGGAATCTAGTGTGGATTGCCCCAGCGATAGCAGTAGCGATCACAACTTTGTATCTCATTGCTCTACGGTCTCAAGTGAAAGCCGAAGAGCAGCTGCGACACCGACGAATCCAACAGCTACGCCGCTCTCGGCTTGGGGTGCGCAACGCTTCTGATCATGAATTAGGGATTCCGCAACGGCTTCGGCGACCGGGCGCCGTCGTGCTGGAAATTGATGACGAATCGCCAGACTTTGTGCATCTTGACGTCATTGATGCCAAGCACTACCTCACTGACGACGAATATAACAGCGGATACGAAAACCTTCGGGTGAGCTAAATACATGGATAAACCTGTTGTTCGCGATGCCACGTTGCTTATTTTCCGTACAGTATTAGGGGTTGTTTTTGTGGCACATGGCTGCAAAAAATTCATGATCGATGGGATGGTGGAAACCACCGGCCAATTCAGCGCATTGGGGATACCGCAGCCGAAGTTGTCCGCGTACCTTTCTGCCGTTGGGGAAATAGTTGGTGGTGCTTTCATTGTTGTTGGTTTCCTCACGACTTTAGTCGCAGGGGCGCTTGCCCTAATGATGCTGGCTGCGTTGTATTTTGTGCACCTAGATTCCGGGTTTTTCGTCACTTCTGGTGGTTTCGAATATGTGCTGGTTTTAGTAAGCGGGCTATTTATGATCGTTGTCTTTGGTTCAGGTCGAGCCAGCGTCGACGCTATACTGCAACGTAATGATCAATTGTGAACAAATACAAGCTGCTGTTTCGGCTCGTTTAGATGGAGAACACCCGACAATTGATGATGACATCATAGACGCGCACCTACAAGCATGCAGCGACTGTCAAAGTTTTTTAGAGAAAGCAGCTATTTTCAATCGAAGGTTGTCGTTCGATGTTTCTTCTCATGTTCCAGCCCCGGACCTAGCGGAAGAAATCATCGCTGGGGTGGAGCCTACGTGGCGCAGCTCCGCCAGTACTCGGGCTTTAAGCGTTGCGTTGTCGCGGTTAGCAAATGCAATTGTTGGGGTGTTATGGGTGTTGTGGGCTGTCTTTCTATTAGGCGTTTCCGGAGTTTCCGATTCGGATCCTATGTTTGCGGAGCTGGTGGTGGAGACCGCCGCGATGCGTTGTGCGCTGGGTTTTGGACTATTGTTTGCAGCTTGGCAGACCCGTGTTGTTGGTGGGATTTTACCTTTATACGGGGCATTGTGGATGTTTAGTCTCGGTTTCGGGATTCGTGACGTGGTGGTTGGTGCGATCATGAGTGAGTCCCTAATAGGGTTGGGGTTGCTACTTGTTTCTGTAATTTCGCTCTCCTGGTCGTGGATTGCGGTACGCGGTTGGGCTTCCGTGCGTTCTAATGTTT
The nucleotide sequence above comes from Corynebacterium mustelae. Encoded proteins:
- a CDS encoding GNAT family N-acetyltransferase; the protein is MPIFFPTPKPAVGPRHPLHPGWPEYTATRTIGNHLIRLRPLNKSDGAEWARQRIHDQHILQPVEPTIATDWHTAHDQRHWNEFYKNIQQAARSGQIVPFVIEIDGHFYGQVTIGGIQHGTASDCWIGYWLHSSKSGIGIATAACHLGVDHAFRRIGVHRITATHLPTNPASRRVLEKIGFRQEGYLHRNLHIDGKWRDHYLMALTAEEYINP
- the sepX gene encoding divisome protein SepX/GlpR, which codes for MTGTIAIALIAAVWIFMLAPWILRSHKPISKAGEAFDETRVIHEGGTSALTVRKRPRPGPLDGSTLYDATIDEPLSIDETEPEIADVIPDIEDDAYFIDDDDIDETVPYDIDDAYITPEDLLYPTDDTLTPLEETGEYETFSPETDDEELTDEELQYAAARKGRGGYDPEADRSYANDRYQRRQRTVITLGVIVVVTTIAALVLGNLVWIAPAIAVAITTLYLIALRSQVKAEEQLRHRRIQQLRRSRLGVRNASDHELGIPQRLRRPGAVVLEIDDESPDFVHLDVIDAKHYLTDDEYNSGYENLRVS
- a CDS encoding DoxX family protein; its protein translation is MDKPVVRDATLLIFRTVLGVVFVAHGCKKFMIDGMVETTGQFSALGIPQPKLSAYLSAVGEIVGGAFIVVGFLTTLVAGALALMMLAALYFVHLDSGFFVTSGGFEYVLVLVSGLFMIVVFGSGRASVDAILQRNDQL
- a CDS encoding zf-HC2 domain-containing protein translates to MINCEQIQAAVSARLDGEHPTIDDDIIDAHLQACSDCQSFLEKAAIFNRRLSFDVSSHVPAPDLAEEIIAGVEPTWRSSASTRALSVALSRLANAIVGVLWVLWAVFLLGVSGVSDSDPMFAELVVETAAMRCALGFGLLFAAWQTRVVGGILPLYGALWMFSLGFGIRDVVVGAIMSESLIGLGLLLVSVISLSWSWIAVRGWASVRSNVLLLSASPMP